The following are encoded together in the Erythrolamprus reginae isolate rEryReg1 chromosome 13 unlocalized genomic scaffold, rEryReg1.hap1 SUPER_13_unloc_11, whole genome shotgun sequence genome:
- the LOC139155138 gene encoding vomeronasal type-2 receptor 26-like — MAERLPSPEWGFRRRPAGETPEGPRKAAYNRRENSQKLNYPGISPERENYDQRFSHPINYGPLASASDAACVPSSPWEAENEMPEEFGAPGWKTNTEPLQPRRPSHWDVNSFYYPLLLIFNIQLINKNSQFLHNLTLGYNLHDNYWSTFRTSDALLDILSTGEVNVPNYGCGRMDNLLGLLNGARREISIEMSTLGGTYKVPQINYFNAPEALSDKSKFPFSHQMKPKEGIHYPAIVQLLLHFRWTLIGLFASETEKGENFMRTFPPVLVRNGICVVITQQFSTTEPTASLRDALSKWRQVNVFVHFLELDSLWDRILPFHLTFRRLPRFIEEKVWILTPFAMYIIYKHSLLKYVHSILMFAYLLKKRPNDEAFEPHFFVEEKFQDYYFLSFLSKNVFSVKGRRRCTQKAPLETQEKWNRIAIGNDYDYYSLTKTLAHVLNAAYSPRLRRRRKEGEKCLGSPGLQPWQSLPESKCVESCHPGLVKRAREGEPVCCYDCVPCLEGTFSTQEDTEKCTKCPDDKYPNEHSVQCIPKVITFLSYEEHLGIILVSFALLLFLTTGLVLITFIKYLETPIVKANNLDLSYILLVSLLLCFLSSALFIGQPRKATCLLRQTVFSIIFSVAISSLLAKTVMVVLAFLATKPGNKMKRWLGKSLANSIILSSSAVQIVICSIWLGVSPPFPDSDLHSQHGEITLQCNEGAVVMFYVTLSYMGFLAAICFMVAFLARNLPGAFNEAKLITFSMLVFCSVWVTFVPTYMSTKGKYTVAVQVFSILASSAGLLVCIFIPKCCIILLRPDLNTKEHLTSRTNVKT, encoded by the exons agaattcccaaaagttgaattatccagggatctctcctgagagggagaattatgatCAGCGTTTCAG tcaccccatTAATTATGGACCTCTTGCTTCTGCTTCTGATGCTGCTTGTGTCCCATCCAGTCCCTGGGAAGCTGAGAATGAAATGCCTGaggagtttggagcaccaggatggaaaacaaacacagagcctttacagcccaggagaccatctcattg ggatgtTAATAGTTTTTACTATCCCTTGctattaattttcaacattcaactgatcaacaagaattcccagttcctgcacaacctcacactgggCTACAACCTCCATGACAACTATTGGAGCACTTtccgcacttcagatgccttgctggacattctctccactggagaagtcaATGTCCCCAACTATGGCTGTGGAAGGATGGACAATCTTCTGGGTCTTCTTAATGGAGCTAGAAGGGAAATCTCCATCGAGATGTCAACattaggaggcacctacaaagtcccacag ATCAATTATTTCAATGCTCCAGAGGcgctgagtgataaaagcaaattccccttttccCACCAGATGAAGCCCAAAGAAGGGATCcactacccagccattgtccaactgctcctccatttcagatggaccttgattggcctctttgcttcagagacagagaagggagagaatttcatgaggactttccctcctgtgcttgtcaggaatggaatttgtgtggttataacacaacaattctcaacaactgaacctacagcctccctcagggatgccctctctaagtggagacaagtcaatgtctttgttcatttCCTGGAACTTgattccctttgggacagaattcttcctttccatttaacattcaGGCGATTGCCGAGAttcattgaagagaaagtctggatcctcacaccTTTTGCAATGTATATAATATACAAGCACAGTCTTCTCAAATACGTCCACAGCATTTTGATGTTTGCTTATTTGCTCAAAAAAAGGCCAAatgatgaagcctttgaaccccatttctttgtggaagaaaagtttcaagattattattttctctcttttctttcaaagaacgtcttttctgtgaaaggccgcagaagatgcacccagaaagccccactggagacccaggaaaaatggaacagaatagCGATCGGAAATGACTATGATTATTACAGCCTCacgaagactctggcccatgtcttgaatgccgcctattcccccagattgaggaggagaaggaaggagggagaaaagtgtTTGGGGTCTCCAgggctgcagccatggcag tccctgcctgagtccaaatgtgtggaaagttgtcatcctggattggtcaagagggctcgagaaggagaaccagtttgctgctacgactgcgttccttgtctggaggggaccttctccactcaggaag atactgaaaaatgcaccaagtgtccagatgataaatatcctaatgagcacagcgtccaatgtatccccaaagttataaccttcctgtcttatgaagaacatctgggcatcatcctggtctcttttgccctacttttGTTCCTAACCACAGGTCTTGTTTTAATCACCTTCATTAAATAcctagaaactcccattgtcaaagccaacaacctggacctctcctacattctcctggtctccctcctgctttgcttcttgtcttctgctctcttcattggtcaaccaagaaaagccacctgccttctccgacaaacggttttcagcatcatcttctcagttgccatttcttctctcttggccaaaaccgtCATGGTagtgctggctttcctggccacaaaaccaggaaacaaaATGAAGAGATggctggggaagagcttggccaactccatcatcctttcttcttctgctgtccaaattgtcatctgttccatctggctgggagtttctcccccattccctgactctgacctccactctcagcatggagagatcaccctgcaatgcaatgaaggggctgttgtcatgttctacgtcaccctcagctacatgggcttcctggctgccatctgcttcatggtggctttcctggccaggaatctgcctggggccttcaacgaagctaagctcatcaccttcagcatgctggtcttctgcagtgtctgggtgacttttgtgcccacctacatgagcaccaaagggaaatacacgGTGGCTGtccaggtcttctccatcctggcctccagtgctggtctgctggtctgtatcttcatccccaagtgctgcattatccttctgaggccagacctgaacacaaaggagcatctcacatcCAGAACAAATGtgaaaacatga